One genomic window of Quercus lobata isolate SW786 chromosome 9, ValleyOak3.0 Primary Assembly, whole genome shotgun sequence includes the following:
- the LOC115962049 gene encoding acid phosphatase 1-like, which yields MAFLRILFLFTLLSFAFSHENSNPHIFPRPLIIEYPENIETQFKEFDEEVRLHCTSWRFAVESNNLSPWKTIPVECANYVKDYMMGRAYKIDVERVSKEAGIYAKSVELGGDGKDVWVFDVDETLLSNLPYYVEHGYGLEIFDSVEYNKWIEKAMAPALEASLKLYKEVLDLGFKVFLMTGRYEKHEGVTVKNLNDAGFKNWDKLIMRTSDDHGKLATIYKSEKRNEMVNEGYRILGNSGDQWSDLLGSSQSIRSFKVPNPMYYLP from the exons ATTCACTTTACTTTCCTTTGCTTTTTCTCACGAGAATTCCAATCCCCACATATTCCCGAGGCCTTTGATAATCGAATACCCGGAAAACATTGAGACCCAGTTCAAGGAGTTCGATGAGGAGGTCAGATTACACTGTACGAGTTGGAGATTCGCGGTTGAGAGCAACAATCTCAGCCCCTGGAAAACTATTCCAGTGGAATGTGCGAACTATGTGAAGGATTACATGATGGGTCGAGCTTATAAGATCGACGTGGAGAGAGTATCTAAGGAGGCTGGGATTTATGCGAAAAGTGTGGAATTGGGTGGGGATGGAAAAGACGTTTGGGTCTTCGACGTGGACGAGACCTTGCTTTCGAATCTTCCATATTACGTGGAGCATGGTTATGG CTTGGAGATTTTTGATTCTGTGGAGTATAATAAGTGGATCGAGAAGGCAATGGCACCTGCCCTAGAGGCCAGTTTGAAACTCTATAAAGAGGTTTTGGATTTGGGATTCAAGGTTTTCTTGATGACCGGGCGTTATGAGAAGCACGAAGGGGTTACTGTCAAGAATTTGAATGATGCAGGATTTAAGAATTGGGACAAGCTCATAATGAG GACCTCTGATGACCATGGGAAATTAGCCACTATATACAAGTCAGAGAAAAGGAACGAAATGGTAAATGAGGGATATAGGATTCTCGGTAACTCGGGGGACCAGTGGAGTGATTTATTGGGTTCCTCACAATCCATACGCTCTTTCAAGGTTCCAAATCCCATGTATTATCTTCCCTAA